The Schistocerca piceifrons isolate TAMUIC-IGC-003096 chromosome 5, iqSchPice1.1, whole genome shotgun sequence genome has a segment encoding these proteins:
- the LOC124797899 gene encoding uncharacterized protein LOC124797899 isoform X2: MGSIISLTKTDENQDFSTEGVTKGVEDDIPDDDCILSEKRFNIDTLSILDKVCDHSVNGDNSFMMNKEVIDTKEKSLSDCVTALQGQQSADHVSDVSTECVPAAANLVDKDINNKNMVGQTNDKHGKSFPNKQDNLPESGFDNTDKKCQIKEGSCKYPHKASGEKVSPIRPDVLKEQSELNPNAMITDERVDCSHSGTGKNNENHVYKRSAIIEALMNILSRNQNQLENKMPAAGAVTTNVKSQTVPSTVTLSSNTKARKLDKSSMTPDRLVFDAGRVRKQLKSGVERVLLQLEKLKEALNILPFNNDNSFALTASESLKNQIKGMTTAVTQIYHIVYNMPQKDLSFLDILYQMATQLSKAEEEILKIRDTTEDSVTYLLHFQETLDNLRDGDMKAEDRISN, from the coding sequence ATGGGAAGCATAATCTCATTGACAAAAACTGACGAAAACCAAGATTTTAGCACAGAAGGGGTAACCAAAGGTGTTGAAGATGATATACCTGATGATGACTGCATTCTGTCAGAAAAGAGATTCAACATAGACACATTAAGTATTTTGGATAAAGTGTGTGATCATTCTGTTAATGGGGATAATAGTTTCATGATGAACAAGGAAGTAATAGATACAAAAGAGAAAAGTTTATCAGACTGTGTTACGGCACTGCAAGGTCAACAAAGTGCAGATCATGTGAGTGATGTTTCAACTGAGTGTGTGCCAGCTGCAGCGAACCTAGTAGACAAAgatattaataacaaaaatatggttgGTCAAACTAATGATAAACATGGAAAATCATTTCCAAACAAACAAGATAACCTTCCTGAAAGTGGATTTGATAATACAGATAAAAAATGTCAAATAAAAGAAGGAAGCTGTAAGTATCCTCATAAGGCCTCAGGTGAGAAAGTGTCTCCGATCAGGCCAGATGTTTTAAAAGAACAGTCAGAACTAAATCCTAATGCCATGATAACAGATGAGAGAGTGGACTGCTCTCACAGTGGTACTGGGAAAAATAATGAGAACCATGTTTACAAGAGGAGTGCTATTATTGAGGCCCTAATGAACATTTTGAGCAGGAACCAGAACCAATTAGAAAACAAAATGCCAGCTGCTGGAGCTGTCACAACTAATGTGAAATCACAGACTGTTCCATCTACTGTAACTCTCTCAAGTAATACTAAAGCTAGGAAACTTGACAAGTCATCGATGACCCCAGACAGATTAGTTTTTGATGCCGGTCGAGTGAGGAAACAGTTGAAGTCTGGAGTTGAACGCGTGTTATTACAGCTGGAGAAATTAAAGGAAGCATTAAATATTTTGCCATTCAACAATGATAATTCCTTTGCATTGACTGCATCTGAAAGTCTGAAAAATCAGATAAAAGGGATGACGACAGCTGTAACCCAAATATACCACATTGTGTATAACATGCCACAAAAGGACCTCAGTTTTTTGGACATACTATACCAGATGGCAACACAGCTGAGTAAAGCCGAGGAAGAAATACTGAAGATTCGTGACACTACTGAAGATTCTGTGACGTATCTACTACATTTCCAGGAAACACTTGACAATTTGAGAGACGGTGATATGAAAGCAGAAGATAGAATCtccaattaa
- the LOC124797899 gene encoding uncharacterized protein LOC124797899 isoform X1, translating into MNDSASDDPSFCFEGDQKGMGSIISLTKTDENQDFSTEGVTKGVEDDIPDDDCILSEKRFNIDTLSILDKVCDHSVNGDNSFMMNKEVIDTKEKSLSDCVTALQGQQSADHVSDVSTECVPAAANLVDKDINNKNMVGQTNDKHGKSFPNKQDNLPESGFDNTDKKCQIKEGSCKYPHKASGEKVSPIRPDVLKEQSELNPNAMITDERVDCSHSGTGKNNENHVYKRSAIIEALMNILSRNQNQLENKMPAAGAVTTNVKSQTVPSTVTLSSNTKARKLDKSSMTPDRLVFDAGRVRKQLKSGVERVLLQLEKLKEALNILPFNNDNSFALTASESLKNQIKGMTTAVTQIYHIVYNMPQKDLSFLDILYQMATQLSKAEEEILKIRDTTEDSVTYLLHFQETLDNLRDGDMKAEDRISN; encoded by the exons ATGAATGATTCTGCGTCAGATGACCCATCATTCTGCTTCGAAG GTGATCAAAAAGGTATGGGAAGCATAATCTCATTGACAAAAACTGACGAAAACCAAGATTTTAGCACAGAAGGGGTAACCAAAGGTGTTGAAGATGATATACCTGATGATGACTGCATTCTGTCAGAAAAGAGATTCAACATAGACACATTAAGTATTTTGGATAAAGTGTGTGATCATTCTGTTAATGGGGATAATAGTTTCATGATGAACAAGGAAGTAATAGATACAAAAGAGAAAAGTTTATCAGACTGTGTTACGGCACTGCAAGGTCAACAAAGTGCAGATCATGTGAGTGATGTTTCAACTGAGTGTGTGCCAGCTGCAGCGAACCTAGTAGACAAAgatattaataacaaaaatatggttgGTCAAACTAATGATAAACATGGAAAATCATTTCCAAACAAACAAGATAACCTTCCTGAAAGTGGATTTGATAATACAGATAAAAAATGTCAAATAAAAGAAGGAAGCTGTAAGTATCCTCATAAGGCCTCAGGTGAGAAAGTGTCTCCGATCAGGCCAGATGTTTTAAAAGAACAGTCAGAACTAAATCCTAATGCCATGATAACAGATGAGAGAGTGGACTGCTCTCACAGTGGTACTGGGAAAAATAATGAGAACCATGTTTACAAGAGGAGTGCTATTATTGAGGCCCTAATGAACATTTTGAGCAGGAACCAGAACCAATTAGAAAACAAAATGCCAGCTGCTGGAGCTGTCACAACTAATGTGAAATCACAGACTGTTCCATCTACTGTAACTCTCTCAAGTAATACTAAAGCTAGGAAACTTGACAAGTCATCGATGACCCCAGACAGATTAGTTTTTGATGCCGGTCGAGTGAGGAAACAGTTGAAGTCTGGAGTTGAACGCGTGTTATTACAGCTGGAGAAATTAAAGGAAGCATTAAATATTTTGCCATTCAACAATGATAATTCCTTTGCATTGACTGCATCTGAAAGTCTGAAAAATCAGATAAAAGGGATGACGACAGCTGTAACCCAAATATACCACATTGTGTATAACATGCCACAAAAGGACCTCAGTTTTTTGGACATACTATACCAGATGGCAACACAGCTGAGTAAAGCCGAGGAAGAAATACTGAAGATTCGTGACACTACTGAAGATTCTGTGACGTATCTACTACATTTCCAGGAAACACTTGACAATTTGAGAGACGGTGATATGAAAGCAGAAGATAGAATCtccaattaa